Proteins encoded by one window of Streptomyces sp. NBC_01571:
- a CDS encoding sulfite oxidase-like oxidoreductase, translating into MGQPVERGTGAAAQSELPPGQRLQRGWPVTHYGPVPKFRPERWEFRVFGATADGEKHCWTHEEFTALPYTSVMADLHCVTKFSMLGAEWGGIPARTILEIAPPSPAVTHVMVWAEYGFSSNLRLDDFASDRAIFATHKDGELLTAEHGFPLRLVVPHLYAWKGPKWVRGVEYMTADRRGFWEERGYHNIGDPWREQRYSYQEEPGDGPEL; encoded by the coding sequence ATGGGTCAGCCGGTGGAGCGAGGAACGGGAGCGGCGGCACAGTCGGAGCTTCCGCCGGGGCAGCGACTGCAGCGTGGCTGGCCCGTCACGCACTACGGTCCCGTGCCCAAGTTCCGCCCCGAACGCTGGGAGTTCAGGGTCTTCGGCGCCACCGCGGACGGCGAGAAGCACTGCTGGACCCACGAGGAGTTCACAGCCCTTCCGTACACCTCGGTCATGGCCGATCTGCACTGCGTCACGAAGTTCAGCATGCTCGGGGCCGAATGGGGCGGCATCCCCGCGCGCACGATCCTGGAGATCGCGCCGCCCTCGCCCGCCGTCACCCATGTGATGGTCTGGGCCGAGTACGGATTCAGCTCGAATCTGCGCCTCGACGACTTCGCCTCCGACCGCGCGATCTTCGCCACCCACAAAGACGGCGAACTGCTGACGGCGGAGCACGGGTTCCCGCTCCGCCTGGTCGTCCCGCACCTGTACGCCTGGAAGGGGCCCAAGTGGGTCCGCGGCGTCGAGTACATGACGGCCGACCGCCGCGGATTCTGGGAGGAGCGCGGCTATCACAACATCGGCGACCCCTGGCGCGAGCAGCGCTACTCGTACCAGGAGGAGCCCGGGGACGGCCCCGAGCTCTGA
- the bfr gene encoding bacterioferritin, with translation MQGDPEVIEFLNEQLTGELTAINQYFLHAKMQENFGWTKLAKYTRHESFDEMKHAEVLTDRILFLEGLPNYQRLFHVRVGQTVTEMFQADRQVEIEAIDRLRRGIEVMRGKGDITSAKIFESILKDEEHHIDYLDTQLELVEKLGEALYIAQLIEQPDS, from the coding sequence ATGCAGGGCGACCCCGAGGTCATCGAGTTCCTCAACGAGCAGCTCACCGGTGAGCTGACCGCGATCAACCAGTACTTCCTGCACGCGAAGATGCAGGAGAACTTCGGCTGGACGAAGCTCGCGAAGTACACGCGTCACGAGTCCTTCGACGAGATGAAGCACGCGGAGGTACTGACCGACCGCATTCTCTTCCTGGAGGGCCTGCCCAACTACCAGCGGCTCTTCCACGTCCGGGTGGGCCAGACCGTCACCGAGATGTTCCAGGCCGACCGCCAGGTGGAGATCGAGGCGATCGACCGCCTCAGGCGCGGGATCGAGGTGATGCGCGGCAAGGGCGACATCACGTCCGCGAAAATCTTCGAGTCGATCCTCAAGGACGAGGAGCACCACATCGACTATCTGGACACCCAGCTGGAGCTGGTCGAGAAGCTCGGTGAGGCGCTCTACATCGCACAGCTGATCGAGCAGCCGGACAGCTGA